The Chryseobacterium aureum genome contains a region encoding:
- a CDS encoding DUF6876 family protein, with protein sequence MKNPKISANEFYENFTGTENYYKYLLGLLLTDGVKSIADEEKCYWFLDAIASYQFEALFKLEEFQVWKIERVIDTSFKLSATDGNNKVLVTQEIEFSDFFFNEFTIWKEGNVLLLPSEH encoded by the coding sequence ATGAAAAATCCAAAAATTTCAGCAAATGAGTTCTATGAAAATTTTACCGGTACTGAAAACTACTACAAGTACCTATTGGGCTTACTATTAACTGACGGTGTAAAATCTATCGCTGACGAAGAAAAATGCTATTGGTTCCTTGATGCAATTGCTTCTTATCAGTTTGAAGCATTATTTAAACTGGAAGAATTTCAGGTCTGGAAAATTGAAAGAGTTATTGATACCAGTTTCAAACTCTCAGCAACGGATGGAAATAATAAAGTCTTAGTTACCCAAGAGATTGAATTTTCAGATTTTTTCTTTAATGAGTTTACTATTTGGAAAGAAGGTAATGTTCTATTACTCCCAAGTGAACATTAA